Proteins encoded within one genomic window of Episyrphus balteatus chromosome 1, idEpiBalt1.1, whole genome shotgun sequence:
- the LOC129920974 gene encoding serine protease persephone-like, which translates to MAKLLQFFCFFAWALVVVNGRVQILKTGASCNTKTGEPGVCKLLSACRVYMEGLQKQTIEYSSLFICSFMGPEEVICCPNNDLPTNHHVIGHIPTEPGTRQSENNTEIGRPNHLVVNSLTSNTERDGSVFKSFPFTSDEFSTKNLKTGSICQTKTDEPGVCTLLSACGVYLEGLQKQTIEYSSLFICSFMGQEEVICCPNNDLPTNHHVLGHIPTEPGTRQSENNTEIGRPKKILKSGAICQTKTGEPGVCTLLSACGVYLEGLQKQTIEYSSLFICSFMGQEEVICCPNNDLPTLGHIPTETNRLQIPGGPLLSRKIRSEIVRPSVAACKKYSDPKVINTILDGKNVVPGEYPHMAGLVFDNPNVRCGGSLISERYVLTAAHCVIRSRPKFVRLGVVEWNPTTEEGIKPVDMEINTIKFHPSYNKYVQHNDIALIELKQDVAFSPFVYPACLHTDRSDIDPDVPLVVIGWGITNGIAFSSLSDNLLKTNVTTVLIDKCNTTHIDQYPHYDKYHIGLIDGQYCAYDREMKKDVCEGDGGSPLQLVSDKKDLSIVGVVSYGVSCVTAIPGVYTRVAYYLDWIESIVWPAAA; encoded by the exons TACAAATTCTGAAGACAGGAGCGAGTTGTAATACAAAAACCGGCGAACCAGGAGTTTGTAAATTGCTATCAGCATGTAGAGTTTATATGGAAGGATTACAAAAGCAAACCATCGAATACAGTTCTCTTTTTATTTGCTCATTTATGGGTCCAGAAGAAGTTATTTGCTGTCCAAATAATGACTTACCCACAAATCATCACGTGATAGGACATATTCCAACAga accTGGGACAAGACAAAGCGAGAACAACACTGAAATTGGAAGACCAA ACCACCTCGTTGTAAACTCTTTGACTTCCAACACAGAGAGAGATGGATCAGTTTTTAAGAGCTTTCCTTTCACCTCCGatgaattttcaacaaaaaatctgAAGACAGGATCGATTTGTCAAACAAAAACCGACGAACCAGGAGTTTGTACATTACTATCAGCATGTGGAGTTTATTTGGAAGGATTACAAAAGCAAACCATCGAATACAGTTCTCTTTTTATTTGCTCATTTATGGGTCAAGAAGAAGTTATTTGCTGTCCAAATAATGACTTACCCACAAATCATCACGTGCTAGGACATATTCCAACAga accTGGGACAAGACAAAGCGAGAACAACACTGAAATTGGAAGACCAA aaaaaatattgaagtcAGGAGCGATTTGTCAAACAAAAACCGGTGAACCAGGAGTTTGTACATTACTATCAGCATGTGGAGTTTATTTGGAAGGATTACAAAAGCAAACCATCGAATACAGTTCTCTTTTTATTTGCTCATTTATGGGTCAAGAAGAAGTTATTTGCTGTCCAAATAATGACTTACCCACGCTAGGACATATTCCAACAGA AACTAACCGACTCCAAATACCAGGTGGACCACTCCTGTCTAGAAAAATCCGCTCTGAGATTGTTAGACCATCAGTGGCAG CTTGTAAGAAATACAGTGACCCAAAAGTAATTAACACAATCCTTGATGGAAAAAATGTGGTACCTGGTGAATATCCTCATATGGCAGGCTTAGTCTTTGATAATCCTAACGTTCGATGTGGAGGGTCTTTGATATCAGAGCGATATGTTTTAACTGCTGCTCATTGTGTTATTAGATCCAGGCCAAAGTTTGTTCGATTAGGTGTGGTTGAATGGAATCCTACCACAGAAGAAGGTATTAAACCTGTTGATATGGAGATTAAT ACCATAAAGTTTCACCCGTCGTACAATAAGTACGTGCAACACAATGATATTGCCCTAATTGAACTTAAGCAGGATGTTGCATTTTCCCCATTTGTATATCCTGCTTGTCTTCACACAGATCGCTCGGATATCGATCCGGATGTTCCATTAGTTGTTATTGGATGGGGTATTACAAATGGCATTG CATTTTCATCACTATCGGATAATCTATTAAAAACTAATGTGACCACAGTTTTAATAGACAAATGCAATACCACACATATTGATCAATATCCTCATTACGATAAGTATCACATTGGGCTAATTGATGGACAATACTGTGCATATGATCGAGAAATGAAGAAAGATGTCTGTGAGGGAGATGGGGGTAGTCCACTTCAATTGGTCAGCGATAAAAAAGATTTGTCAATTGTTGGAGTTGTTTCATATGGAGTTTCTTGTGTAACTGCAATACCAGGAGTATATACTAGAGTGGCATATTACTTGGATTGGATTGAGAGTATTGTTTGGCCAGCAGCAGCGTAG